One stretch of Niallia sp. XMNu-256 DNA includes these proteins:
- a CDS encoding DNA internalization-related competence protein ComEC/Rec2 yields MRTKVVFLTLAALLGILAVMENLFLILGLLGCSFIFLLKQKRVEGKYILLSFLIFSIFFIRAGIVVQENQTHLSGKEERFILSFNEIENIDGDVLTVAANDQTRSERLMIRYKIQSEREKQLLKSNLSPGLVCQVEGILEKPSESSNPNSFNYREYLLQNRIHWILKPKTLQINACQEAPTLMTSIKMIRYKGFHYLETHFPEKAVPLAAALLFGSDDFISPETMDHYRELGIVHLLAISGLHIAIVVAIFYQLLLRIGITRENTVILLLALLPVYGVLTGASPSVNRSVIMTMILLIAKRWGPSYQISPLDGLCVTFLVYSFASPYVIYNVGFQLSFLVTFALLVSLPYLLGENQTTTTALFVTSFISMISSAPILLHFFYEFSIISLVVNLLYIPLFNVVILPLVLACFLLHLLFKGWVDPFIFVLTEIIDWTNKVTEFISRFPFNQLLVGKPNHFSLFLYVVGFFSYFVVWEKFRKQFYYKMGLLLIPICLVLSQMLITTYSSEGEITFLDVGQGDSIFIRLPYGKGTYLIDTGGAMLFNQEQWQQRQRPYEVGRDTVVPFLKSKGAAVIDKVIITHGDFDHAGGAQAVLNELKVKELVLPLTLKKNELETKLVQQAHQKGIPVRFVQQGDQWNSGNYVFTVLSPIKHETTENINNTSIVLYSEMGGLRWLLTGDLEEDGEKKLMEQYKDINTDVLKIGHHGSKTSTTELLLNKVSPKIAIISVGKDNRFNHPNGEVLKRLKSRNIKIVRTDISGAITYRFKKETGTFWVHRP; encoded by the coding sequence ATGAGAACAAAAGTTGTATTTTTGACATTAGCTGCCTTGCTAGGGATCTTAGCTGTAATGGAAAACTTATTCCTGATCCTCGGACTTTTAGGTTGTTCGTTTATTTTTTTACTAAAACAAAAAAGAGTGGAAGGAAAGTATATTCTTCTATCCTTTTTGATTTTTAGTATTTTTTTTATAAGGGCAGGGATCGTGGTTCAAGAAAATCAAACTCATCTATCTGGTAAGGAAGAGCGGTTTATATTATCATTTAATGAAATAGAGAATATCGACGGTGACGTCCTAACTGTTGCTGCAAACGATCAAACACGATCAGAAAGGTTGATGATAAGATATAAAATTCAATCTGAGAGAGAAAAACAACTTCTAAAAAGCAACCTTTCCCCTGGTCTAGTTTGCCAAGTGGAAGGAATATTAGAGAAGCCCTCAGAATCCTCAAATCCAAACTCCTTTAATTACCGCGAATATTTACTTCAAAATCGAATTCATTGGATACTAAAGCCGAAAACCCTTCAAATTAACGCATGCCAAGAAGCTCCAACGCTCATGACCTCAATTAAAATGATTCGATATAAAGGATTTCATTATTTAGAAACCCACTTTCCAGAAAAAGCGGTTCCGCTTGCTGCTGCTCTATTGTTTGGTAGTGATGATTTTATTTCACCAGAAACGATGGATCATTATCGTGAATTAGGTATTGTTCATTTGTTAGCAATTTCAGGTCTTCATATTGCAATTGTTGTCGCTATTTTTTATCAGCTTCTTCTTCGGATAGGAATCACGAGAGAAAACACTGTTATTCTTTTGTTAGCCTTATTACCTGTATATGGAGTTCTTACGGGGGCTTCGCCATCGGTGAATCGGTCTGTCATCATGACAATGATTTTATTAATTGCAAAGAGATGGGGCCCTTCCTATCAGATAAGCCCATTAGATGGGCTCTGTGTTACCTTTTTAGTTTATTCATTTGCTAGTCCTTATGTTATTTATAATGTTGGTTTTCAGTTATCGTTTTTGGTCACCTTTGCCTTATTGGTTTCACTTCCATATCTTTTGGGAGAAAATCAAACTACGACAACCGCTCTCTTCGTTACTTCCTTTATATCCATGATCTCTTCTGCCCCCATTCTTCTCCATTTCTTTTACGAGTTTTCAATCATTTCATTAGTTGTTAATCTGCTTTATATTCCATTATTTAATGTTGTTATTCTGCCACTTGTGCTGGCCTGCTTTCTTCTACACTTGCTGTTTAAAGGATGGGTAGATCCATTTATCTTTGTTTTAACAGAAATTATTGATTGGACAAATAAAGTAACCGAATTTATTTCCCGTTTCCCTTTTAATCAATTGTTAGTAGGAAAGCCTAATCATTTTTCTCTCTTCCTGTATGTTGTGGGTTTCTTTAGTTATTTCGTTGTATGGGAAAAATTTCGTAAGCAATTTTACTATAAAATGGGTCTCTTATTGATACCCATATGTTTGGTTCTAAGTCAAATGTTAATTACCACCTATAGCAGTGAAGGAGAAATTACATTTCTTGACGTCGGTCAAGGAGATAGTATTTTTATTCGCCTTCCTTATGGAAAAGGGACATATCTAATTGATACAGGCGGAGCGATGCTATTTAATCAAGAACAATGGCAACAAAGGCAGCGCCCCTATGAAGTTGGAAGAGACACAGTTGTTCCATTTTTAAAAAGTAAGGGTGCGGCTGTCATTGACAAGGTGATTATTACGCATGGTGATTTTGATCATGCAGGGGGAGCCCAGGCAGTACTAAATGAGCTAAAAGTTAAAGAGTTAGTTCTTCCCCTAACCTTGAAGAAAAACGAATTAGAAACAAAATTAGTGCAGCAAGCTCATCAAAAAGGAATACCTGTGCGGTTTGTCCAACAAGGGGATCAATGGAATAGTGGGAATTATGTTTTTACAGTGTTATCCCCAATTAAACATGAGACTACTGAAAATATAAATAATACTTCTATAGTGTTATATAGCGAAATGGGTGGGTTGCGTTGGTTACTTACAGGTGATTTGGAAGAAGATGGAGAGAAAAAATTAATGGAACAATATAAAGATATTAATACCGATGTGTTGAAAATCGGACATCACGGCAGTAAAACATCGACAACAGAACTATTGTTAAACAAGGTGTCGCCGAAAATAGCGATTATATCTGTTGGGAAGGATAATCGTTTTAATCATCCCAATGGGGAAGTACTTAAAAGATTAAAAAGTCGAAATATAAAAATAGTA
- a CDS encoding cytidine/deoxycytidylate deaminase family protein — translation MRKSWDHYFLDIANEVGTRSTCPRLHVGCVIVKDKHIISTGYNGSIHGHDHCEDVGCLINDEGRCIRTLHAELNAVLHADRSLLKGATAFVTHEPCENCAKTLAQSGIAKVVFREPYRNKWNDYFLKDIEVVHLAK, via the coding sequence ATGAGAAAAAGTTGGGATCATTATTTTCTAGATATAGCTAATGAGGTTGGAACCCGTTCGACATGTCCAAGATTACATGTCGGTTGTGTCATTGTAAAGGACAAGCATATTATTTCAACAGGGTATAATGGCTCCATCCATGGTCATGATCATTGTGAAGATGTAGGATGTTTAATTAATGATGAAGGAAGATGTATTCGAACATTACATGCAGAATTAAACGCTGTTCTACATGCAGATCGAAGCTTATTAAAAGGGGCTACTGCTTTTGTTACTCATGAGCCTTGTGAAAATTGTGCGAAAACATTAGCTCAGTCCGGGATCGCAAAAGTTGTTTTTCGTGAGCCCTATCGGAATAAATGGAATGACTATTTTTTAAAGGACATTGAAGTGGTTCATCTAGCAAAATAG